The Dreissena polymorpha isolate Duluth1 chromosome 2, UMN_Dpol_1.0, whole genome shotgun sequence nucleotide sequence TTAAAAGGTACCTAgtttttttatacattaaaagcctgtattgttaaattaatatatttcaatacataCACTGTACTGTCATCGGCACTTAAGCTTCGACACAAActtcatttttacaaaataaatatatattcttggtacattaattataaacatacaaatagTGCAAACACATCGAATTTTaatcagttttattttttttctattttgaaatgcaaaaatacattgtaaaaaGCAACAAAGATCTCTCTCCCTCCCTCTTCCTTTCTCTCTCTCCCCACCTCCCTCCCTTCATCTCTCTCTATCTCTGAAGAATATACCTCTCCCACAGAAAAATACCTTCTCCAGGATGGAACAGGTGGTTTTCCGTTGATTCAAGCAGAACTAGTAACCGTCAATAAATTTCTGCAAATATTCACCATAGATTAATACAGAAATCTTCTGGTGAAATAGATTCTTAAGAGAAACATCAACGCGTTTTTAATATTCGCTCCAAAAATCCTTCTGTaccaacaaaaataaaataacactgtATTCATCGAGATTTTGGATTCTATATTTTGTCTAATTACTCGTATACCAGCGAACATATTATACAAAGAAAACAGATGGAATTCAAAAGAAAAATTCTGAACATTATAAACGTCAAAACTTAAATCTCTGCAGTTTTTTACGAGCGGACTTTTAATTAAGGGTAAAGTTAACGATTCGACCCTTAATGTATCGTCCAATATTAAATAACGCTTTTCCCGACGAAAATCTTACTAACTATCGGTTGTCCAATCATTCTTTTGACAAGTGCGTTTGAACATgaacacaaaaacatatattgtaCAGACTATGCATTTAGCCCTTAGTAGCAATTCTCGAACTCCCAGCTACTGACCCCCGGGTCGCTATATGCATGTACACatgtaatcacaaaagctcaaagcattcaagtaTACTAGCTTAGCCAGCACCGTCACATGATAAGAAGTCTCGAAAAGTACATGTGACAACCCCTGCCATCGCCCTGGTAATTGTGCACTGACCGCTTTGAAAGggagaaacatttaaaaaatgtaaaaacccAAACAAGCAGTTTCAAGAAGATACTCTATATTATTGTTGAATGATACATTTGGATCTTTGCTTAACTTATTATCTTTTTGACATGAAATTGAAAAATATCAGCTATTTTTTGCATGTTTAGACTGTTTCGCCTATTATAGAACAGTTTTCCTAAAACGGTGCTATAAGTATAGTTCACACCTAGGCTACAATACTACgttcaatatgttatttttttaacaacaaacatgACATATTAACCTTTGTGGGGTAtaccaaaacatattttaacataaagcTATAACATACATTCACTatcttttaatatgtattttggaGTTACACTTTCTAAAAATATAACCTATAAATAGCCGTATTTACTATTTATGCAAAAATTATACAGAGGGCAAGTGCTGAAATATCCATTGTCCACAAATGGTCATAATCATGCAAATAAGTGGGTTGAACACATGTTTCATCCAGTGAAATGTAAATTTCCCTTTACCTTTTCACAATTAACAATGtgaattcataaaaatataaacattatgatTTCCATACCATTTTAAGGATAAAACTTTATATTCTTCACTGAAAAATACCCGTCCATCATTGGACTTGATATTTGAAATATACTAGTAGAATCAGtatagaaacaagagggcctgcaaggcccaaagtcgctcacctgagataacaagatattattgggacaaatcttcagacgaagtttcacgaagatcggaaaataaatgtggcctctagagtgttaagaaggttttactttagccatatcaggaaaaatgccccgccccctggcagccatgtttttcaagcaaacataattattttcgaactcatccaagatatcattgagaccaatcttctgaccaaatttcataaagattggacaataaatgtggcctctagagtgttaacaaggttttacaaaagccatatactGTATaaccatatcaggaaaaatgccccgcccctggtggccatgttttttaagcaaccaaatccattttcgaactcatccaagatatcattgggacaaatcttctgaccaagtttcatgatgatcgtaaaataaatgtgacctctagagagttaacaaggttttactatagccatataagaaaatagccccgcccaagtggtggccatgtttttcaaccaaccggcatcatttttgaactcgtccaagatattattgggatgaatcttctgaccgagtttcattaagatcggactataatgtggcctctagagtgttaacaagattttactatagccttatatagccataaggaaaaatgccccgacccttggcggccatgtttttcaagcaaacgtaaccattttcgaactcatccaagatataattgagaccaatgttctggccaaatttcatgaagattggacaataaatgtggccctagagtgttaacaaggcaaatgttgacgccgcacgacacacaacgcacgacggacaaaagcgatcacaaaagctcaccgagagcacattgtgctaaggtgagcaAAAAAAGTAGATATTAAAAGAACTTATCTCCTGAAAAAGTTGCTGAATCTTGGTATcacattgtttgttttgttgaatctgattcgaacTTACTAAAATGaaatagttgattccgagtaatatgactataagagtccgccgcgcgtgacagctatatttcagcattgccgaaatataggaaaatttattccacagtggtttatttcgacaatgcacgtctggtGATGGGATAAAATTTCATTCGTTACAATTTCTAAGCTAACGAAactatttacacataaaaattgAGACATAAAAAGCCATAGTGTCATACGTATGATTATGGTATTAATGGATCTTTTACTTATCATTTACTTGTTTTTGTGTAATAAAGTTTTTCTTCTCAGCCACAAGACGAGCAAATAGCCTTTTCTCTTCTAACAATACATGCTGGCGTTGTTTTAACGCCTGAATTTCATTTTCAGCGAGTCGGATGATTCTTATCTTTGAATCTCTTGGAGAAGGGTTCTTCGTTACAATACTGTTGAGATCGTTAAAAAGATTTTTCATTTCAAGCCTTCTTAACCGTTCTAAACAGTTGTGATGTTGAATATCACGACTGTGATGTTGAATATCGCAAGGTTTCCGTGTCAATGCTAAGTTTGGATAACTTTTCTTAGCTTTTTTCTGTATCCGGCCACGAAGGATGTTAACTTTAACACCATTTTGATTTTTAGAACTGTTATTTTGATCCAAGGGGGTGATCCCGTTGTTCATCGGAATATAATTATGATCACGGTTTATGTTTTCCCTCATTTTATTAATTGCTTCACTACTGTCCCATTCGGCAACAATGTCTACTTCTAAATCAGAATCATCATCCACTTTTtcagaaaaataaacaacatctaCATCCGAATCTACGGGGCTGTTTTGCTGAAGTGTACTATCTTCCAGAGGATATTCATATGGTTTTGTGCCACTTCTTCGCTTTCGATTTCTAACAAGACGCTTATGACTACGACTACGTTTATTAGAAAAACTATGTCGTTTGGCAGAACGGAAACCAGCTGATTTAAAACCATATGTAGTATTTGCAGTGGTAGGCTCTAAATCACTAGATATCCTGAACTGTTTTGAACGCAAAATATAATTCAGTTGAGATGATCCAATAAAATCTCCGTCTGAATCGCGATCGCCCAAAGTGGATAAAACAGGTTTATTTCCATTGGTAAGCTGAATATCATTTGCTCTTCGTGCTTCGTTACaagaattattaattaatttaatgttttcgtCGCACCTTGGGATTTTAATATAGGGATTTAAATGCACCGATTCTTTACATTTTTTACTCGGGCATACACCAAAGACTTCACGAGGACGAAACGTAGTATGATCTTCGATTGCGCTTAAATCCactgttttaatgtttaatcccTTCAGGGCAGTAGAAATCGTACTGTTAGCTATTGAACATTCGTTTTCAAAAAAATTACTTACTGGTAGTTTCGATACCGTGGATTTTTTGGACAAAATGTTAACTCGTTGTAATAATGATGACACACGAAACTCTTCATCAATGCCTGTAATCTCTTGATCTGGTTGCTCACTAACTAAATATTTATTCGTATAATTTATATTTAGACCCTTTTTCTGACATGAAGAACTTGCAGCAAGGGTCATATCTCCTTTTTCTTCCGGTTTTGTTTTGTCTTGAGATTCAGTGAATTCTGTGTTGTTTTCATCTTGAGTttcatgtttaatataaatattcggCTCATGTTCCTGCCACGATGTATCTACAACAGTTATAACATCTTCATTTACTTCCGATTTCAATTCGCCAAATCTGAACTCGTTTACCTTGATTATTGGCAACTCTTGATATTCAGTGTATACTGTTTTGTTTCCATCATAAGTTTCATGTTCATTTTTTGACCCCATTTCAGTATTTGTGTTAAAGTTACCATCGAGGTCTATGTCAGAGTCCACCATTTCTTCGTACTCGGAGGAAGAGCAGGTATTCTTGTTGTAATCAGTCATTTCTCTTGTGTTTAAGAATCCCATGTCTATCTTAACTTTTCTGTTctgatgttttatttttcatacaCATGTCGGCAGTGTTCATCAGGTGTACCTGGCAAAAAggacacaactcgcatgacccagttgacaatgatcatgcagtctttaagactgaaatcttcacggagtaaagggcatcttccctacaaagtgcatgtacctcgataccataattcaataaaacgtatgaaaaatattattaccgttcttgtcgttacatattttgcatcaagactaactgtccagcgccgtttgaaacctttgttgacatacatttcaactaaatgacattttaaacaaacgagaGATTTCATAgttccaatgcgaaggtgtgtctttacaactggagatttcattcataaagactgcgtgatcattgtcaactgggtcatgtgagttgtgtatcgtgttatttcttaaaagttgacccagcatttgtaaaaaatattgcaagacatatacatttccaaaaaggaaattcatttctgcgttgaataagaccgagatcgtgaaaatcgctgcacacttgatgaagatatggctgttcatatcgatgcaccccgttttggggtgattttgagttgcatatcgtgttatttatatatttgaaagtgaattttttttcagaaaagataatttttcgttataatatgattatttatcattcaaaatgatgttttcactaaataatatcatagcaacacgctatcCACCTGTGCATATAAGTGCAAATAAAATTTAATCTCATAGCagtgcaactcaaattaaacaatactaATAAAAACGCATTCTATTTAATAACCATTCATATAATATTCATTCAAGGAAATGCATACACTATTAATAACATTGGAAAGTAAATTTTTCAATCATGTCATTCGGACAACATATACaacataacacatttaaattCTACTTTCCATTTAGCTCTttcttgttatgtttttttcGGGTACATCTTCTATATTGCTGTTTATctgtaaaactattttaaacgACCATAACATCCCTTACAACAGTATGTGCATATAACAGTTAATAGAAGTTACATTCTATAAACTAACATAGATTAGCACAAAACGTTAAATCGACGTTAAGCGTGGTCGAAAAATAAATGGGATAAACCCTTTGCAAATGGATGTATGGTTAACAAATACAGTTCACTCACAAGGGTTATAGTTGTTGATCCTTCGTTGGCACCAACTTGTTAATATTCCGTAAtttaaaattctggacacatgCATCATGCTATTTAAGTGCAGTTTACATCAATGTGCACAACATGGATGCCCATCGTGGCTTGGTTATTACATGGTGTATTTGTTTCAAAGGGAAGTTACTCTTTAACAAAATTATCAACCGCTTGTAAAATCTGAATAATGATActtcgactatctccggaatcctccgcatTATAGATTAattcaataaatcgtctgctgatacAATCTTGCAGAAAAATTGTCGTTTTCAACATCCGCACAGAGATTTGACTGAAACCAGCTTAGCTGGAACAAATTGTGTGTGATAGCATGGAACGACCACTCTGCATCTCTATGATCTCACATACATCTACATTTGAATGTCCTGTAACCGTAGTAGTTGCAATTATCCAACTCCAAGCTACTGACCCTCCGGAGCTTATAAAAGCTCTTGCAAAATCATTCAATTCTAGTTTCTTCGGCACCTGGACACTTCGTACTTTGGTCTCTTCAGCACTCGGTAGTTATTTCGGCACTCGAAATTGGTTATTTCGGCACTTATAGTTAAACGCTTCGAcacttattttgattttaaaaaggtACCTAGTTTTAATACATTAAATACctgtattatttcattaatatatttcACCATACACTGTATTGTCATCGGCACTTAAGCTTCGAATATAActtcatttttacaaaattaatatataatctTCTTACATGCATTCGGATCATACCAATAGGCAGACTCATCGAATTTTAATCAGTTTATTTctcttgtttgaaaaaaaaacatacatggtAAAAAAGCTGTACTTACATTTTAACATCTACATAGCCAAtacaaatatgaatataaatttatCATCACTGCATCAAATGAtactttatttgaaattaaaGGTTATGTTATGTAATGGCGTGGATTAGCAAAATACGGCATTGCCTGAAATGCAATgcaataaaatgtacaaaaaaagaATCATGTATACGGTAGTAGCCATGCACATATTGTCCAATGTCCACTAGAAGCTGGCACTTACACGTGCGAACACTCACGTGAGGTCTCTTTCTCGttcatggtgtcataaacccagggacctatacttggggtgCCTGCAAAAACCACTTGTGGCagatgatttattttattgtaaataaacacCATTTATGATAcatccatgtcatctcttggcatattgagaagtcatttaagccacattttaaagccTAAACACgtaacagttgctttaaaaaatatgtaaaagcgaGATTAAACGATTTTTTATGGAtgttaaagtgtaatatattgataaagtatgttacaataacacaaaatgggcaatacaaattatatattgaagaatttcataaaatgcagcaaaaacaaatAAGCGCCCCCAGCCGATTGCGACAAAGATATTTCGttcatattttcttacaataaccgaagcattcgtcttttattaggatcagagtaagtgttcgccaatctcttgcacgacggttacattacattcacctctgtgttgggctcaaaACGGACTACAATCGGGACActtcggacaattccgccatatcgccATTTTCAGTGCCTTTACATAAGATAAGTATCGTTACATGTACCAGcacatgccaatgcgacgttgttttagacttattcggcggagaaaacggtattccttgacatgtgtGTGCTCAACAACAATTGTTCCAGAAGTTGCCCGTGTATAACgaccatgtgcgtgctcaacaacaatcgtcaaaaccaatcgaaactcaactttaccttgaaaataacgccatgagcaatcgatgtatccattttttgtcAGTTACAATGCGTCCACATGAACAattggtacttaaacagtgctaattagtgtgaaaacagttatactaTTGTTAGTccatgtacaacaacaattgacggttcaggaaatcgcaaaTTATTCCATGAGTAaactccacactcagaccaaccagaggaaaacggttgatactcgatgaaaccgcttccggctggccgtatgataggcgtcatccgattaaaaacaagtaggtaataaggaagatgtacctgtttgaacactcaatttttccatctaagcgaggcatcggcggccatgtgttctcaattctgaccacgtgattccctgCACtggttcgtgtgtcgtatgaatatatatcgttgcagggatttaaaattaaccgttaaactaaattaagattcacatcgtacatgcatgatatacatgctggcgaattcgacagtacagacattttcgatttcagaattaaatatctcgcttatttcgcaattttcgaaacttttatgttaatttatattgaaatatatgtataatcagtttttacacattttatataaattcataaatatttgacaaaatcgtataatcttgctttaacatatttaaaaacatgaagATATTAGTCCGAAATGGATGGATTAAGTGTATATTTATTAgacagtttaatcataatatacagtgtttaataactataaatttaaaatttgtgcaattttactgctacaaTGTATTTAACGATTTCCGGCAAAAATTAGCAATAAATATcggcatgcgcactgactggttggcaaaaccACTGATTACAGTAATGCCAAACATGTATAAAggacttttgtttagtcaatgAAACGATATACTAGTAATAACCCGAAATGAACATCAAATCTCTGAGATAATAGCGCAAAAAATCTTATTTAGTACAGATCAATTTTTGACGCACCATTCCCCGATGTCATCCACATTAACAGATGTGGAGAGGTAATATTAATTCACTTTTCATTCACTACAGggtgaaacagttaaaaaatgtatttaaaaaaacaagcaaattctctTCATTATTGTTGAATAATCAATTTGGATCTTTGCTTGAATATGTTTTTGAAATGAAATTGATAACTATCAATTAATATTTGCGTGTTTAGACTGTTTCGCCTATTTTATAACAGTTTTCCTCAAAGTGTTCTATAAGTATAGTTCACACCTAGACTACAATAATACGTTCACTATTTTTCAAACATGGCATATGAACCTGTGTGGGGTAtaccaaaacatattttaacataaagaTACAACATAAATTCACTatctttcaatatttattttggaGTTACACTTATTAAAAACTATAACCTATAAATAATCGTATTTATGCAAAAACTATAAAGAAGGCAAGCGCTAAAATACCCGTTGTCCACATAGGGTTAAAATCATGCAAATGAGTATATTGAACACATGTTAATCATCCAGTTAAATGTAAATTTCCCTTAATTTATATATTCTTGACTATAAAAGATCCGTCCCTCATTGGACTTGAtatttgaacaagagatgtgtttgtcagaaatacaatgccccctactgcgccgtttaaagccatatatttgacctttgacctttaaggatgaccttgacctttcaaaactcaaaatatgcagcttcatgcgatacacatgaatgcccaatatcaagtcgctacatgtatcttcaatagtgcaagtTATTGAAAaattttaaccaaggttaaagtttgtgacagacacatacaatgacagacacatacaatgacagacagacaggccaaaaatgatatacccccgatcattcgatccgagggcataaaCATGACTCAGTATAATCAGTATTgcaaaaacaagagctgccaGACTCTTAAACAAAGGTCAATAACTCATTGAAAAAAGTAAAACGTTGATAATATGCGCTAaagaatgcaaaaaaaaatataactcgCCCACgaaagtttgtttatttttttttataaacaaaacgcAATAACTTCTtccaaaacaagagctgtcagaagacagcacactccactattcgagtgcttgacagtattacgtaagccatcatgggcaAATTGTTCTaattcaataaggtcaatgtaatatagtcatattctaagtggaagaggaccaaaattaaaacatattgatcgcttatgtttttaaAGTTGTATTTTATAGACGagtctgagttcaggtatatttcccacaatctattgaacatttgttaagaaatataacaaactaaagattttatttcaagtttgacaGCAAAAGCTTGAGTGGGATGGTTGGAAAGTCCTTCAAAAATcaaataagtatatatttgtgGGATTTTTTTCACTATGTTATAAAAAATCTGATTGGGTGGGTGGGTTGGGGGTGAAGTAtaatgtgtgtgtggggggggggggggggggggtcatttattagatgatctttcaaaaataagaaaaaaaggggaaaaaatagGTATTTTTGGGGGAGGGAGGGGGGATTCTGGGATGGGGCATGGAGGGGttggtttgggtggaatccattgtggtatgtaagatacggtaagtgttgttttgtgaaagtttgaatcaaatctgatcataaataaagaattaatggcaattttagcaaaattgaataatttgaccttgagagtcatggtcattcaaaggtcagggtaaaattcaacttgccaggtacagtatcctcatgatagtaagaaagtatttgatgtttgaaagcaatagccttgatactttagaagtaaactggatcttaaaacaaaatttcacaaaatattcaaagttatttagacaaaaaaatgccataatttcgttaaaatgccaaccagagttgtacaacttgccctgtacaatccccttacaatagttagcGAGTATTCCaattctgaaagcaatagctatgatactttcggagaaaaatggaccaaaacacaaaacttaaccaaatgttcaattatttaagtataaaagagaccataattctgccaaaatgccagttagagtgacataacttttcctgcacagtccccttatgatagctaataggtgttgcaagtatgaaagcgatAGCTTTGCTTCTTTAGGAATAAattggaccttaacacaaaacttaacaaaatggtcaattttctaagtataaaaagggaacataattgttacaaaatgcttgatacagttgtctgctcgtgTTTATAAATTGGGATCATTTTGGTaaagaagtatacaaaatatgaaagcaatatgtgaagggacatagaaaatatttgaggtggtacgcaaactttagatttatcaataaaatgcatattctaagtggaaaaagggccattattcttacaaaatgcttgatacaagtgtctgcttttgtttatagataagggtcatgttggttaagaagtatgaaaaatataaaagcaatatgtcaagggacatggaaaatattttaggtggtacgcaaacttttaaatTCCAACGCTCATGGAAACAGGAACACCAAccccggggtgagtaggatagctccactatatatatttcatatataataggcgAGCTCAAAATGAAAGTACAGAGACTATATAAGTAGAGAACTTCTTGATCTTGATCACAACTTTTGTGATAGAAACCGACCTATGAACATAAAATGAGGTCAAGAACAAACACTGCCAAGTTTGCTGCATATATTCAAGCTGCCAATCATTAGAATGAGAATGATGTATGTTCAAACTAAAGGGAGTATAAGGCAAGTTAtgcttttgtaataattattgatgtatgtattgttgttgtttatcgttaattaaattgaaatttgtgAGTTCTGATGTAAACTCCATCAAAAGACACACTTCAAATGATAAAGAGTTGTTTATTGACAAATAACTATTAAACAATAGGAAAAAATATTAAGactcaattttataaatatttgtgcaatttcaattaaaactaaattttgcTATTATTGTTATGTGAACGTTCAAAACCATTTTCTACATTGTGTAAGAGTAGTTTTACAATGCTCATGTATGTATTGTCTTTAGGGAGATAGTTTAACATCATGTGAGAATcaacaacacaaacacattaaCAAAAATCATTCTCAAGAAAATCATGTATTCTTAGTATGTAATTGTAAGAATATGTTAGCAAAAAGAGGCCTATAAGTTCATTCAATGTCCCCTCCCTTAGACACACAGTACAGACCAATTAATTcttattgttttatatgtgtGTGGTTTAATAAACAGAACAAAAATCTGTACAAATGGGGCTGTAAAGTTCAACCCAGAACAATTATATTCCAATAAGTTGTTTTTTCTCTGACTTA carries:
- the LOC127866039 gene encoding uncharacterized protein LOC127866039 isoform X3 — translated: MGFLNTREMTDYNKNTCSSSEYEEMVDSDIDLDGNFNTNTEMGSKNEHETYDGNKTVYTEYQELPIIKVNEFRFGELKSEVNEDVITVVDTSWQEHEPNIYIKHETQDENNTEFTESQDKTKPEEKGDMTLAASSSCQKKGLNINYTNKYLVSEQPDQEITGIDEEFRVSSLLQRVNILSKKSTVSKLPVSNFFENECSIANSTISTALKGLNIKTVDLSAIEDHTTFRPREVFGVCPSKKCKESVHLNPYIKIPRCDENIKLINNSCNEARRANDIQLTNGNKPVLSTLGDRDSDGDFIGSSQLNYILRSKQFRISSDLEPTTANTTYGFKSAGFRSAKRHSFSNKRSRSHKRLVRNRKRRSGTKPYEYPLEDSTLQQNSPVDSDVDVVYFSEKVDDDSDLEVDIVAEWDSSEAINKMRENINRDHNYIPMNNGITPLDQNNSSKNQNGVKVNILRGRIQKKAKKSYPNLALTRKPCDIQHHSRDIQHHNCLERLRRLEMKNLFNDLNSIVTKNPSPRDSKIRIIRLAENEIQALKQRQHVLLEEKRLFARLVAEKKNFITQKQVNDK